One segment of Macrotis lagotis isolate mMagLag1 chromosome 1, bilby.v1.9.chrom.fasta, whole genome shotgun sequence DNA contains the following:
- the CHST6 gene encoding carbohydrate sulfotransferase 6, which produces MGWPRVSGPGLALLLLAQAGLVLYLRRAPPAPPASPRRPGPTHVLLLSSWRSGSSFVGQLFSQHPDVFYLMEPAWHVWVALPAGSAAQLQMAARDLLRSVFLCDMSVFSAYLPRYPSLAGLFQRAASRALCSPPACPAFPRGALSSEAACRRRCGARPLGAATAARACRAHSHVVLKEVRFLGLRALYPLLADPALDLRIVHLVRDPRAVLRSRERAAKALARDNGIVLGTNGSWVEADPGLRVVREVCRGQARIAEAALRRPPAFLRGRYRLVRFEDVARAPRAEIRALYAFAGLRATPRLEAWVHNLTHGAGPGRPRDAFQTTSRDALNVSQAWRHALPFAKIRRVQELCAGALRLLGYRPVASEEEQRDLALDLVLPRGPGAFPWTPGPQAGPEEEEEGEDEEAARGQPALPAP; this is translated from the coding sequence ATGGGCTGGCCGCGGGTGTCGGGCCCGGGCCTGGCCCTGCTGCTGCTGGCCCAGGCCGGCCTCGTGCTGTACCTGCGCCGGGCGCCGCCGGCCCCCCCGGCCTCCCCGCGGCGGCCCGGGCCCACGCACGTGCTGCTGCTGTCCTCCTGGCGCTCGGGCTCCTCCTTCGTGGGCCAGCTCTTCAGCCAGCACCCGGACGTCTTCTACCTGATGGAGCCGGCCTGGCACGTGTGGGTGGCCCTGCCCGCGGGCAGCGCGGCGCAGCTGCAGATGGCGGCGCGGGACCTGCTGCGCTCCGTCTTCCTGTGCGACATGTCGGTGTTCAGCGCCTACCTGCCGCGCTACCCCAGCCTGGCGGGCCTCTTCCAGCGCGCCGCCAGCCGCGCCCTGTGCTCGCCGCCCGCCTGCCCGGCCTTCCCGCGCGGCGCCCTCAGCAGCGAGGCGGCCTGCCGGCGGCGCTGCGGCGCGCGGCCCCTGGGCGCGGCCACGGCGGCGCGGGCCTGCCGCGCGCACAGCCACGTGGTGCTCAAGGAGGTGCGCTTCCTCGGGCTGCGGGCGCTCTACCCGCTGCTCGCCGACCCGGCGCTGGACCTGCGCATCGTGCACCTGGTGCGCGACCCGCGCGCCGTGCTGCGCTCCCGCGAGCGCGCGGCCAAGGCGCTGGCGCGCGACAACGGCATCGTGCTGGGCACCAACGGCAGCTGGGTGGAGGCCGACCCCGGGCTGCGCGTGGTGCGGGAGGTGTGCCGGGGCCAGGCGCGCATCGCCGAGGCGGCCCTGCGCCGGCCGCCCGCCTTCCTGCGGGGCCGCTACCGCCTGGTGCGCTTCGAGGACGTGGCGCGCGCCCCGCGGGCCGAGATCCGGGCGCTCTACGCCTTCGCGGGGCTGCGCGCCACGCCGCGGCTGGAGGCCTGGGTCCACAACCTCACCCACGGCGCCGGGCCCGGCCGGCCCAGGGACGCCTTCCAGACCACGTCGCGCGACGCGCTCAACGTGTCCCAGGCCTGGCGCCACGCGCTCCCCTTCGCCAAGATCCGGCGCGTGCAGGAGCTGTGCGCGGGCGCCCTGCGGCTGCTGGGCTACCGGCCCGTGGCCTCGGAGGAGGAGCAGAGGGACCTGGCCCTGGACCTGGTGCTGCCGCGGGGCCCGGGCGCCTTCCCGTGGACCCCGGGGCCGCAGGCGGGccccgaggaggaggaggagggggaggacgAGGAGGCGGCCCGGGGCCAGCCCGCGCTCCCCGCCCCGTAA